The sequence below is a genomic window from Chloroflexota bacterium.
TTCCAGACACGCGTCTTCGGGACCTGGTCGAGCGGAAGGGCGAGGAGTTCATCGCGGTGACCAACGCGACCATCACGAGCGGGCGCGGGAAGGCACGCTCCACCCCGTTCCTGGCAGTCAACAAGGCGCACGTGGTGACCATTGAGGAGGCGGCACCCGCGGGCGCTTCGGGCGGCTCGGGGATAGAGGCCGCGGCTGCTCCGAGCACCGCTACGCGGAACGATCCCGCGACCGAAGGGGCCACGCCGACGAGCCGCCGCGGCAACGGCAGGCCACTCCTCGGGGAAACAGAGCGCCCTCAACCGGTCCGGAGCAACGGAGCATAGTGCGCAGAGATTTCAGGCACTCGAGCGTGGTCGGCGAGCAAGGATCGTGACACCGATTCGCTCGCCGATGACCGGGTGCGGTGGAGATAGGGGGAAAACGTGATGCGGGTGCGCTGGTACGTCGTTTTCGCTTTGGTCGCTCTCGGGCTAATGCTGTCTCAACCCGGGACGTCGTCCGTGTCCGGCGCGAACGAGCCGACGGCGCAGGTCGACGGCCGGGGAGCGGAGCCGCTTCTCGGTCAGGCGGACTCGCCGCCGACCCCCGAGGCGCAGCCGCGTCGCGCGGATTGGCGCGAGCTCTTCCCGCGTGGGGGAGAGGCGACCTTCGCGCTTCTCGCGCACGGCATCGTGGCTCTCGGACTGATCACCCTCATCGCGCTGCTCCTGGGCATGACCTTCGATTCCAAGAGCGACCTCGAGGTGCTCATCCGGCTGAGCGCGTTCGCGACCGGCCTGCTGATCGTCTTCGGGATGAAATCGCTGGGCATCGGCCTTGGCGATTGGCTGGTCCAGCTACTCGCGACGACCAACCCGTTCGTGTTCGGGCTCATGGGCATCGTCTTGCCCGCGCTCGTCGGCGTCTTCGCCGCGTGGTTTCTCACGTCTCCGATGGCTCGCGGGTCGGGCCCGTCCAGGCGCTCTATGATCCTCGTCGAAGCGATCATCGTTACCGAGTTCATCGACATCTACCTGAAGGCGGTGGGTCGAGGCGGTTTCGCCCTCCAGGGCACGCTGGTGCCCAACCTCGTGTTCCTCATCGCGCTGTGTGTGTACGTCGTACGCAGCTACGACGTTCGGCCGAGCACGGCGCTGGGCGACGAGAGTCCCACCGAGACGCAGCGGCGCCTTGATCAGATCGTGGCGCGCGAGCTGGACTTGCGGCGCGAGAATGGCGGGCGCGACTCGGAAAAGATCGCCTGAAGCTCGTGCGATTCCTCCTCGTTTTCGACGCGGTAAAAGCCCAGCGTCGACATCGCGGGCCAATCGTCGACCGAAAAGAGGATCGCGTCCTGTTGGGACGGGTTGGCGTGGCGGTGCCAGGTCCAGGGCGGGACACAGAACACGTCTCCCTCGCACCAATCGAGGCGCTCGCCACCGACCTCGGTGCTGCCCTCGCCGCGCACGACGTGGTAGATCGCCGTGCTGTTGTGGCGATGGGCGCTGGTGGCGTTCCGCGGCGTCAAGAGCTGAATGGCGCAGGAGAACGTCGGAAGGGTGGGTCCGCGGTCAACCGGGCTCGTGTACCGGAGGTGGATTCCATCGTGCGGGTCACCCCGCGGGTCACTTGCCTTGAGCGCGGTGAGAGCCGCGAAGGCGTCCGACCACGCGTAGCGCATCGGCGGACGCCAACGTGTGCTATCGGCGCGGGACATTCGGTCTCTCGTGGCCGCGAAATACCCGCTCGGTTTTGGGGGCGAGCGGCGCTGCCCGTCGGCCAGCGGGAAAACGGGGAGTCCCGGGAGCACGAGGTCGAGGAGTCCCGCGTCGTCGCATTCGATCCAGATGGTCGGATTCGGGCCGGGGCTGCGCCATTCGCCCTCGGTCCCTGCGGGCCACACGAGGAGATCTCCCGCGTCGGCCGAAAAGGTCTCGCCCTCGGCGGTCACAATCGCACCGGCCTGGACGACGAAGCGGGCAACGTTTGCTCCCCCCCGCAGCGGGCCGAGGAGCTCGCCGGGCATCTGGATCGCGGCTCCCACCGAGACCGCGCGCGGGACGCCCGCCGCACCGGGGTGTCGGATCTTGATGCGGCGTGGGCCCGCCGCGCGGGCCTCGCCCGACGGAACGACCGCTCCCGATTTCACGAGGCCAGCGTACACGTCTTCCCATTTCCAGAGGTGTGGGGTTACCTGGGCGCCCGCCCCGCCGC
It includes:
- a CDS encoding cupin domain-containing protein; its protein translation is MIDAEAALDALNRWMAARHMRGYWMQEGGGAGAQVTPHLWKWEDVYAGLVKSGAVVPSGEARAAGPRRIKIRHPGAAGVPRAVSVGAAIQMPGELLGPLRGGANVARFVVQAGAIVTAEGETFSADAGDLLVWPAGTEGEWRSPGPNPTIWIECDDAGLLDLVLPGLPVFPLADGQRRSPPKPSGYFAATRDRMSRADSTRWRPPMRYAWSDAFAALTALKASDPRGDPHDGIHLRYTSPVDRGPTLPTFSCAIQLLTPRNATSAHRHNSTAIYHVVRGEGSTEVGGERLDWCEGDVFCVPPWTWHRHANPSQQDAILFSVDDWPAMSTLGFYRVENEEESHELQAIFSESRPPFSRRKSSSRATI